CTCCCGAAGCGCCGCGGCGACGCGTTCGACCATCGGGACGCCGCGGACGGGAACCAAGGGTTTCTCGACCGCGCCGCCGAGGCGGGTGCCCCGCCCGCCGCACATCAGAAGAGCGTCCACGCCACCACCCCCGCGTGGACGCCGACGGCGCGTCCGAGTTCGTTCGCCGCGCCGAGTACGTCGCCGCTGACACCTCCGAGATGGTTCTCCCCCCAGCGGCCGACGAGGAACGCCGTCGCGACGGGCGCGAGCGCCGCGGCGACGACGCCCGCGGCGCCGAGGGCGGGCGCGACGAGGAGCAAGGGGAGGAGGGCGACGGCGCAGGGGAGCAGGTTCGACGCGTCGTTGACATCGATGAGCGCCGCCCCCATCCCCTCGTGGGCGCTCTCGCCGGTGCAGACCAGCGTCGCCATCCCCGTCTTCGCGCCGACTTCGGCCGCGAGGGCGAGGGCGAACGCGGTTCGCGGGAGCGTGCCGGCGACGCCGAGGGCGCCGAGACCCAGCGTGACGAGACAGAGGCAGAGCGCCAGCGCGCCGCCGACGCCCGTCTGGGAGTCCTTGAGCACCGACAGCCGACGGTCGGCGTCGCCGTGGACGGCCGCGGCGTCGCCCACGTCCGCGAGGCCGTCGGCGTGCGTGACGCCCGTGAGGAGGTACAGGGTGGCGAGGTACAGCGCCGCCGCCGTCGGCACCGGGAGCGGAAGCAGCAGGGGAAGTGCGGCGAGGGCGCCCACGAGGTAGCCGACGACCGTGAACGCCAGCGGCGCCCGCCGGAACGCCTCCCACGACGCCTCGTCGCTGCCGACGGGGAGACGGGTGAGGAAGGCGACGCCGCCGCGGAGGGCCGCCGGGAGGGGAATCGAGGTCAGACCCACGCGACCACCCCCGCGAGGGCGAACGCGAGCAGTCCCGCGCGGTTCGTCACCCGGAGGGCGCGCGTCGCGTCGGCCGGCGTCGGCAGGGGCGTGCCCGCCGCGTCCGACGCCGGGTCGAGGTCGTAGACGCCCGGTTTGACGAGTCGCGCGGGGAGGACGGCCGCCATCGTCGCCATCGGCCACCCGGAGTTCGGAGACGGCGGCCGCCGCGCGAGCGTTCGGACGCGGGCGGAGAGCGGCAGAGCGAACCGGAAGACCGAAGCGGCGAGGAGCACGGCCGAGAGTCGGGCCGGGAGCCACATGACGGCGTCGTCGAGGCGGGCGGGCGCCCGGCCGAGGGGGTTCGAGCGGTAGCCGAACATCGAGTCGAGGGTGTTGACGCCCTTCACCCACGCGGCCGCCGCCGCGGCGAGGGGGAGCGAGACGGGCGCGCAGACGGCGAACCCGAGAAGCGGGGCGACCAGGCCGTCCGCGAGGTTCTCCGCGACGCTCTCGACGGCCGCCGAGCGGACGTGCGCGGCGTCCAGCGCCGAGGCGTCGCGGCCGGCGAGGGCGCGCAACTCGCGTCGGGCGGTTTCGAGGTCCGAGTCGGCCGCGAGCGTCACGTCGCGGGCGGCGTCCAGCAGCATCCGGAGGCTGGTCGTCGAGAACAGCAGGAGGCCGGCGAGGGCGGCGGCGACCCACGTGGAGAGGAATCCCCCCGCGGCGACGACGGCGCCGGCGACGGCGGCGAAGGCGAGGGGAGCGAGAAGCGCGAGGAGGGCGCCGCGGAGTTGCGGATGCGACGGCGACTGCGGGTTCGACTCCGAGGAAGGGTCCAGACGGGAGAGGAGGCGACCGAGGAGGGCGACGGGGTGGACGCGCGCCGGCGGTTCGGCGAACGCCGCGTCGAGGCCGGCGGCGAGTGCGACGGCGAGGGCGGCGCTCGCGGGCACGGCTCACGCCTCCGAGACGAACTCCGAGAGCGGGCCGCCGCGGCGGAGGGCGTCCGCGAACGCCTCGAAATCGGTCTCGGTCGCGTCGACGAAGCGGCCGCCGACGCCGGAGACGCCGCCGTCGGCGTACCGGTTGTCGCCGACGTGGACGAGCGTCTCGGGGGCGACGTCGAGGCGGCCGGCGAGCGTCTCGAACGCCCGCGGGTCGGGTTTGCGCCACCCGCAGGCGACGCTGGACACCGTCGCGCCGAACGCGTCGCGGTCGACGTCCGAGCGGATGAGCGTCCGCGCGACGAGTTCGGGGACCGAGCAGTTCGAAAAGAGGCCGACCGAGCCGCGTTCGGCGGCGGCCGCCACGGCGGCGGCGGCGCCGGGGCGCGTCCGAACGTCGGGGTCGAAAGCGGCGACGACGGCGCGGCGCGCGGCGTTCGCGGGGGCGTCGACGCCGCGGGAGCGGAGGGCGGCCGAGACGTGTGCGGGGAGGGGGACTTCCGCCCCCTCCGGCGCGTCGATGTGAACCTCGGCGTACGCGTCCGCCCAGTCGTCGGGGACGGCGACGCCCCTGTCGCGGAGTTCGGCCGCGACGGCCGCCGCGGGGTCGGCCGGCCGGGCCGCGTCGACGAGCGTGCCGAACAGGTCGAACGAGACTGCCACTACCAGTTAGTTAGCGAAATCGGACTTGAAGCTGCCGGACGGGGGTCGGATGGGAGACGGGCGGGGAAGCGGAACGGACGGCGGTGGCGGCCCGGCGAGGCCGACGCTCAGCCGCCGTCGATGAGCGACCGGACGTGCAGGTAGTGCGCCCAGTACCCCCGGTACTCCCCGTAGGGCTCCGCGAGGCGTCGAACCGTCTCCTCGGTGGGGTCTTCGACGCCGTACGCATCGCCGACGAGCGAACCGAGGCGGGCGGCCGTCGTCGGCAGCACCGACGTCCGACCGAACCCGCGGAACGCCACGAACGCGGCGGCGCGCGGACCGAACCCCCGGAGCGACGCGAGTCGCTCCCGCAGGTCGTCCGTCCCGAGTTCGCGCAGGTCGGACTCCGACTCGGCGAACAGTTCGGCGGCGGCGAGTATCGCCCCCGCGTCGTCGCGGGTCCCGTCGCCGGACAGCCTCTCTCGCTTTCGGTCCCCGGTGGAACCGTCGACGGCGGCCCGCGCGGCGTCGGGGTTCGCTCGGACCGTCCGGGCCGTCGGGAACAGCGACACCGGTTCCCCGTCCACGACGGCGACGCGCCCGAGTTCGCGCACGAGCGAATCTCGGCGGGCGGCGGCGACGGGGGTGGTCGCCCGCCGGGAGAGCGCCGCCCAGCAGGCCGCCTCGAACGGCGTCGGGAAGCGGACGTGGTGGTAGCCGCGGAGGTCGGCCGCGACGGGCGCGAACGCCTCGTCGTCCGCCGCGGCCTCGTACAGGGGCATGGTGTTCTCCGACAGTGACAGGAACGAATCGAGGTGGGCGGCGACGGCCGACCCGTCGCCGCGGCCGTCGAGCCAATCGACGTGGACGCGGACGACGTCCGGTCCGTCCGGCGCGAGGTGCGCGACGAACGGTTCGGGCGCGAACCCGCCGGTCACGACCCCGCCGCGAGGGGTACACCGCCCGCTCGCGAGAGGTGCGGAGCGGTCGAGGACCGACGCCGAGCGGGCGAACGCGAACGGCGGTTCGGCCGGAAGCGCGAGCGTCGTGTCCGCGGTGAGCGACATGGCAGACGGTGGGTCGCCATCACGTATGAACCTCGGCAAAGGGCGCGGCGGAAGTGAAAGTGAAGCGGGCGGCTCGGGCGCCGCGGGGTGCCGCGCTTCTCACCTGATTACGTTCGACTCCAAGTCGCGCGGGAAGTTCGTGAGCGTCTCCGTGCCGGTGTCCGTGACCGCGACGGTGTCGGAGTGGCGGTAGCCCGCCTCCTCGGTGTAGAGGCCGGGTTCGATGGTGTAGACGTGCCCCGGCGCCATCGTCGCGTCCGACTCGGTGAGGTCGGTGTGCTCGGAGGCGCAGTGGTCGCCCCACCCGGTGTCGATGTACGGCGGTTCGTGGCCGCCGAGACCGATGTTGTGTCCGACGTGGTGCTGTGCGAGGTCCGCGACCCCGTGCTCCTCGAAGTACGCGGTCACCTCGTCGTCGACGTACGCGAGTTCGACGCCGGGGCCGAGGGCGTCGATGGCGACGGTCTGCGCCTCCAGCATGAGTTCGAAGTAGTGTTCGTCCTCGGCGGTGTAGTCGCCGACGAACATCGTGCGTTCGAGTTCGGAGTGATACCCGTCGACGTTGGCCGAGGCGCCCGTGACGAGCACGTCGCCCTCCGAGAGGCGCTCGTTCGGCGTGTGACCGTGCGGGAGCGCCGTCTCGCGGCCGCTGATGTAACCCGCGTGCACGGGGCCGCTCCCGCGGACGCGCGCGGCGTAGCGGTCGCCGAGCGTGTCGAGCATCGCGCGCGAGGCGTCCGTCGAGGCGCGCTGAGAGACGGTCGCGGGGTGGGCGCCGACCTCGGTGTAGTCGGCGAGGTAGCGGTGCCCGAGGTTGGCCCACTTGGCCGACTCGCGGATGAGGTCCACCTCCGAATCTGTCTTCTCCCAGCGCATCCGCGTCACCCACCCCTGCGTCTCCACGTCGACGAACTCCGAGAGCGGCGGGCCTTGGTACCCCATCGTCCCCGACGCGCCGTCGCTGTCGGCGACGACGGCGCCGACGTTTCGCTCCCCGAGCATCTCGGCGACGGTGCGAATCGGGTCGCCCCCGGGGTAGTCGAAGTAGTGGTGGACGCCGTCGATTCGGGGGTTCTCCCGCACGCGTTCGACCTCCAGTCGGGGCACCGTTATCTCCGCGCGGTCGTCCGTCACCGCGAGGGCGACGGGGCGTTCGGTCGGGACGTGGTGGAATCCGGTGAGGTACTCGATGCTCGTCGCGCCGAACCAGACGGCGGCGTCGGCGTCGGTGTCGGCCAGTCGGCCGCGGACCGCGTCGAGTCGGGCCGCGTACTCCGCGGCGGGAAGAGTCGTCGCCATGTGAGAGAGGCCGGTCGCCGTCCCCTTGATACCTGAGGAGGCGGCCAGTCGGACATCGGCGTCGGACGCCGGAGTCGAGAAAGAGGTCGGGCGCTCGGACTACCGCTCTTCGGGCGGGTCGCGTCGCTCGGTGTCGTCGTCCGCCGCCACGTCGTCCATGATGGCCTCGCCGTCGACGTCGTTGCGGGCGCTGCCCTCCTCGGCGCGGTCCACGGCGCCCAGGTCGCGTTCCTCGTTGTACTCCTCGGCGCCGCCGGCCTCGCCGGTCACGGCGCCGTAGACGGCCTCGCGGACCTCCTCGGCGCTGTCGTACTCCTCCTCGTCGTCGAGGCGGTCGAACACCGACCCGAGCGACTCCGTCTCGTTCGGCATGTCGATGGGGTGGTCGCCGTACTCCTCGGCGAGTTCCTCCGAGCGGACGGGGAACTTCTGTTCGTCGCGCACGAGCGACTCCGTCTCATCGAGGATGTTCTCGACGCTCTCGGCGCGCGCGCTCTTGCGGTCCGACACACGGTCGAGGTCGCGTTCGTCGCTCGGCATGGGTCGAGATAGGGTCGCTGCGCCCAAAGGCGTGACGGGCGGGCGGTCGTCCGGTCTCCCGGACCGACCGCTCACCAGCGGTGGTGGACGTGCTCGCGCACGGAGTCGTCGTACACGTCCTCGGCGCGCCGGTGGCGGTCGACCGACAGCGACGGCAGCGACGACGCCCCGACGTTGTCCGCGATGTGGTCGGGGTCGAGCGACCCGGGGATGATGGTCGTCACCGCGTCGTGGTCGAGAATCCAGCGGAGCGTGAACTGCGCCATCGTCGCGTTCTCCGGGACGGCGGCTTCGAGTTCGTCGGCCGCCTCGACGCCCGTCTCGAACGGGACGCCCGCGAACGTCTCGCCCACGTCGAACGCCTCGCCCTCCCGGTTGTAGTTTCGGTGGTCCTCCTCGGGGAACTCCGCGTCCGCGTCGAACGCGCCCGCGAGGAGGCCCGACGCGAGGGGGACGCGGACGATGACACCCACGTTCCGCTTCTCGGCCTCGCGCAGGAACCGTTCGGCGGGTCGCTGGCGGAACGGGTTGAAGATGATCTGCACCGACTCGACGCCGGGATACTCGATGGCTTTCAACCCCTGTTCGACCTTCTCGACGCTGACGCCGTAGTGGGCGAGTTTGCCCGCCTCGCACAGGTCCGACAGCGCCTCGAACGTTTCTGGGGTGTAGTACGTCTCCCACGGCGGGCAGTGCAGTTGCAGGAGGTCGAGCGTCTCGACGCCGAGTTTCTCGCGGCTCCGGTCGACGAAGCGTTCGAGGTTGTCGGCGTCGTAGCCGTCGGCCTCGTGCGGGTCGAGGCGGCGGCCCGCCTTCGTCGCCACGGTCACCTCGTCCCACGCGTCGCGTTCGTCGAGCACCTCGCCGACGAGTCGTTCGCTCCGGCCGTCGCCGTACACGTCGGCGGTGTCGAGGAAGTCGACGCCCTCGTCGAGGGCGGCGCGAATCGCCTCGCGTCCCTCCTCGTCGGTGAGTTCCCCCCAGTCGCCGCCGAGTTGCCACGTTCCGAGTCCGATCTCC
This Halogeometricum sp. S3BR5-2 DNA region includes the following protein-coding sequences:
- the cobS gene encoding adenosylcobinamide-GDP ribazoletransferase — translated: MGLTSIPLPAALRGGVAFLTRLPVGSDEASWEAFRRAPLAFTVVGYLVGALAALPLLLPLPVPTAAALYLATLYLLTGVTHADGLADVGDAAAVHGDADRRLSVLKDSQTGVGGALALCLCLVTLGLGALGVAGTLPRTAFALALAAEVGAKTGMATLVCTGESAHEGMGAALIDVNDASNLLPCAVALLPLLLVAPALGAAGVVAAALAPVATAFLVGRWGENHLGGVSGDVLGAANELGRAVGVHAGVVAWTLF
- the cbiB gene encoding adenosylcobinamide-phosphate synthase CbiB, yielding MPASAALAVALAAGLDAAFAEPPARVHPVALLGRLLSRLDPSSESNPQSPSHPQLRGALLALLAPLAFAAVAGAVVAAGGFLSTWVAAALAGLLLFSTTSLRMLLDAARDVTLAADSDLETARRELRALAGRDASALDAAHVRSAAVESVAENLADGLVAPLLGFAVCAPVSLPLAAAAAAWVKGVNTLDSMFGYRSNPLGRAPARLDDAVMWLPARLSAVLLAASVFRFALPLSARVRTLARRPPSPNSGWPMATMAAVLPARLVKPGVYDLDPASDAAGTPLPTPADATRALRVTNRAGLLAFALAGVVAWV
- a CDS encoding aldo/keto reductase, with the translated sequence MDRRTLGTTGFDVTEIGLGTWQLGGDWGELTDEEGREAIRAALDEGVDFLDTADVYGDGRSERLVGEVLDERDAWDEVTVATKAGRRLDPHEADGYDADNLERFVDRSREKLGVETLDLLQLHCPPWETYYTPETFEALSDLCEAGKLAHYGVSVEKVEQGLKAIEYPGVESVQIIFNPFRQRPAERFLREAEKRNVGVIVRVPLASGLLAGAFDADAEFPEEDHRNYNREGEAFDVGETFAGVPFETGVEAADELEAAVPENATMAQFTLRWILDHDAVTTIIPGSLDPDHIADNVGASSLPSLSVDRHRRAEDVYDDSVREHVHHRW
- a CDS encoding DNA-3-methyladenine glycosylase family protein, yielding MSLTADTTLALPAEPPFAFARSASVLDRSAPLASGRCTPRGGVVTGGFAPEPFVAHLAPDGPDVVRVHVDWLDGRGDGSAVAAHLDSFLSLSENTMPLYEAAADDEAFAPVAADLRGYHHVRFPTPFEAACWAALSRRATTPVAAARRDSLVRELGRVAVVDGEPVSLFPTARTVRANPDAARAAVDGSTGDRKRERLSGDGTRDDAGAILAAAELFAESESDLRELGTDDLRERLASLRGFGPRAAAFVAFRGFGRTSVLPTTAARLGSLVGDAYGVEDPTEETVRRLAEPYGEYRGYWAHYLHVRSLIDGG
- a CDS encoding DUF5789 family protein yields the protein MPSDERDLDRVSDRKSARAESVENILDETESLVRDEQKFPVRSEELAEEYGDHPIDMPNETESLGSVFDRLDDEEEYDSAEEVREAVYGAVTGEAGGAEEYNEERDLGAVDRAEEGSARNDVDGEAIMDDVAADDDTERRDPPEER
- a CDS encoding M24 family metallopeptidase, with protein sequence MATTLPAAEYAARLDAVRGRLADTDADAAVWFGATSIEYLTGFHHVPTERPVALAVTDDRAEITVPRLEVERVRENPRIDGVHHYFDYPGGDPIRTVAEMLGERNVGAVVADSDGASGTMGYQGPPLSEFVDVETQGWVTRMRWEKTDSEVDLIRESAKWANLGHRYLADYTEVGAHPATVSQRASTDASRAMLDTLGDRYAARVRGSGPVHAGYISGRETALPHGHTPNERLSEGDVLVTGASANVDGYHSELERTMFVGDYTAEDEHYFELMLEAQTVAIDALGPGVELAYVDDEVTAYFEEHGVADLAQHHVGHNIGLGGHEPPYIDTGWGDHCASEHTDLTESDATMAPGHVYTIEPGLYTEEAGYRHSDTVAVTDTGTETLTNFPRDLESNVIR
- a CDS encoding HAD family hydrolase, with amino-acid sequence MAVSFDLFGTLVDAARPADPAAAVAAELRDRGVAVPDDWADAYAEVHIDAPEGAEVPLPAHVSAALRSRGVDAPANAARRAVVAAFDPDVRTRPGAAAAVAAAAERGSVGLFSNCSVPELVARTLIRSDVDRDAFGATVSSVACGWRKPDPRAFETLAGRLDVAPETLVHVGDNRYADGGVSGVGGRFVDATETDFEAFADALRRGGPLSEFVSEA